DNA sequence from the Calditrichota bacterium genome:
CGTGATTATAAAGCTGTTCTAAAAAAGGGGCAGCTTTTTTTTCTCGCCCGCCAGTTTAAGCTGTTACAAAATATATTATTAACCACGGAGGGACGCAGAGAACCACAGAGTAAAATTAAATGTTCTAATACTTTTATATAATAATTTCATCTGTGAAATTCCGTGTTAATCAGTGGTTAAAGAATAACTGCCCAATAGTGACTCCCTTGGAAAGCTTCAACAAAATTAAGGAAAATATTATGGCCGAAGTAATTGATTTACGAGACCTTATGAACAAGATCCAGGAAATGAAAAAGATGGATGCCAACCTGGCCCTGGAATTTGATTGCGTTATCGAAGTAGAAGATATCAATCCTCTTGTAAAAGTTATAAACTATTCCATCAACTATATCTCTCAGCTTACAGATCAACAACTGCAGATTTCACTTAACCAAAGCATGAGTGGTATTACATTAAGTTTTACAGCTTTCACAGAAAAGGAAGATCGCCCGGCTATTAATGAGCAGGTTGTGGAAGCTTTAAAAGCATATCAGGCAGATATTGAGCTAAAAGGTGAAGTGGGTAAATTTGCGCAACTACTCATTTCTTTTGAGAAATAAAAAAATATTATTCTATTATTTATACGAGGAAAATCCCATCTTTTTCCAGGCGGATAAGTTTTTTCTTATATAAAGTACCAACCGCTTTTTTAAATGTTTTTTTGCTCATCTCTAAAATGGCAGTGATTTCGGCTGGATCACTCTTATCAGTAAGACTTAAAAAGCCATTATTGTTTTGCAGTTTTTCCAGAATTTTTTGAGCATTGGGTTCAACATTCCCAAAGCCTGGTTTTTGCAGTGTTACATCAATTTTGTTGTCCGGCCGGATATTCTTAATAAATCCTTCAACTTTATCACCAGTTTTAATTATCTGAAAAATATCGTTATTAAAAATCAGGCCACGGTGCATATTATTGATTATCACATTAACCCCGAGTTCTGTAGCATCCAAAATCAGTAAATCTACCTTTTCCCCTTTTTCAACGAAAACATCATCCTTTTCAAGGAAGCGGTTAAAGTTAGCAGAAGCTACAAGCCTGTCTGTCTGTTGATCCAAATATAAATAGACGACATATTTTTTGCCCATAACCATTTTAGTAGGTTGCTCCTTAAACGGTACAAACAGATCTTTCTCCAAACCCCAATCAAGGAAAGCGCCAAATTTAGTAACCTCCTTTACTGGTAAGTAGGCAAATTCATTTAACAGTATTTTAGGTTTTGCGGTGGTTGCTGTCAGCCGGTCTTCGGAATCATTAAAAATAAAAACATCAATTTCATCACCAATTTTCAAATCGTCTGTAACGTATTTATTTGGCAGCAAAACTTCACGGCCTTGTTGATCTTCCAAATATACACCATTTTCTGTTTCCCGGGCCGCGGTTAGCAGATTATATTTTCCAAGTTCAATCATTTTCTTTTCTTTTATATAAATTGATCATTAAAATATAATCAATAATAACATCACATTATAAATTATAATTTTGGGGAAATGAAATGGACGGAACAAAGCGCAGTAATATTAAACCGGGCGCAGAAGTAAAAATTGTACTTAAAAAAGATCAACGCTCCGGAAACCTTACGGAGGGAGTTGTAAAAGATATTTTAACCAAGTCGCCAAACCATCCGCATGGCATAAAAGTACGCCTGGAAAACGGAGATGTAGGACGGGTAAAAGAAATATTATCTTAATTATCAGGCCATATTTAAAGCTCAATTCTCTCCAGCCATTTTTTTTGTTTGATTCTTTTTGGCATTAATACGACCTTTGTTTATGCAAAATATAAAACTTTTCTGCGGGTCGAACCCCGATTATTACTACTTCCAAAATGAAATTATTAAACGTGTTGAATCCGGCCGTGATAATTGGTTGGCTGTTTTGCCGGTCAACAGGGCTGTTCGTATATTTTCACGCAAAGTGATTGAATATGCGCCCAACCAAATTACAGCCGCTGCCCCTGTTTTTGCTTTCGATACGATATTGCTGGATTTGTATAAGCAAACTCCTTTTAGCAAGACCGTTGTTTCAAAAGACTTAATGGGTTTCCTGATCGAGGAAATCCTAAAAAAACTGTCCGGGCAATTTTCATTTTTACCAAAAACAACTTCTCCACCCAACAGGCTTATCCAAAAAGTTACAAAAATGATAAGCGAGCTGCGCCGTTTTGGCTATTCCGCCAACGAACTTGATTCGAAGAATGCAGAGGACCTGGAAATTGAAATAGACAAATTGGATGATTTTGTTTTAATCCTCCATGAATTGGAAAAGACGCTTGGAGATCGTTATATAGACAACCCGCAGGCAATGCATCAGGCGGCATTAAATCTTGATCAGGAAGCATTTAAAAATCAGTTTCCTAATCTTGAAAATATTTTTATCAGCGGATATGGCCTTTTTACTCCGGCCATGTTTTCATTTATAGAAAAGGCAGCTGCCTGGGTTTCAATATCGATAAAACTAGAATATCTAAAAGGCAACGACGCCTTGTTCGGTCATACAAAGCCCGCATTTGACCGTTTTCAAAATATGGGTGCTGAAATAATTGAATTGTCAGAAAATCAACCGCTGGCCCAGAAATTATTCAATCGTGAAAGAAAAGCAGGGACTTTTAATGCGGGTGATAAAATTGAACATTTTGTCAGCGACAACAGGCAAGAAGAAATCAGGCAAATCGCGCAGTCAATTTTTCAGATTCATAAAAATGATTCAGTTCCTCTTGATAAAATTGCAATCACTTTCAATCCAATGGAGACGTATGTCCCTTCAATCCGGCGGATTTTTGATGAATATGGAATCCCGTTCAATTTATCAACCGGCTACCCATTAAAACAGTCACCGCTAATAAGTACTTTGTTAAGCGTGCTGGATGTGATCGATGAAAATTTTGAATATGGTCGCGTTTCAAACATAATACAATCTCCTTTTTTAAATAAGGAAGGCACAAATTACAATTATCTGTTTAAGGCGATCATAAAAAACCGTATTCGTTTTTTGACCTCTGGTTGGGATGAACGATTGATCAAAAGTATTAACCGCAGTGGTGATCGAATTTCTGAAATCCTGGAACAACAAATCACTCACTTAAAAACTTTCCTTGAGCCCTTTTATAAGTTTGCACCAGGCAAACAACCTGTTTTGCAATATAAAAATGAGTTCCTGGTTTTGTTGGAGCAAAGTGCTGCATTACAATGGTACGAAGCAGAAAACAGCCATTTAAACAATCAGCAAAAAGAACGAGAATTCCGGGCGTATAACCGGTTTATGAAAATACTGGATCAATTTACATGGTCCATGCAAATCCTGTTTGAAGATCGTGCCATTGAGTTCAAAACATGGTATCAGCATTTGCGGTCTGCTGTAAATAATGCTGTTTATAATTTGACAGAGTGGCCAATAGAGGCTGTTCAAATAATGCCTCGTTTGGAAATCCAGGCTATTGATTATGACATCCTTTTTGTCGGTGGCCTTGTTGATGGCGATTTCCCGCGGTCATCTAATGCAGATATTTTTTTGAATGATTTGAACCGCGAAAAAATGGGGTTGGTCGCCAGTGAAGATCTGCTTGCGCAAGATAGGTTCATATTCTACAACTTGCTGGTATCGGCTAACAGGAAAGTGATTCTGACGACACCTCGTTTTTCGGGTGAAAAAGCCTTGGTGCCATCTACCTTTTTGGATGATTTAAGGGAAAGTTGCTCCTTTGAAACAATTACGGATCATGAAAATATTTTTATCAGTTTGCCAAAACTTTGGGAATCATTCGGAACAGCGATTCAGGAACAAGACTTAGAATTGTCATCATCTGCCTTAAAAACCATAGAAGAAAATAATCTGTCCGGATCAATTAATCGTCTTTTAGAAAAAATAGAAATCCAACAGCAAAGATTAATGTTAAGCGCCAAAGCCGGGATTTATGAAGGCCGGTTAACCGGAAACAATAAAATTGAGAATTATTTACAAGGCCGGTTTAAAGAGCACAAATGGAGTATTACCCAGCTTGAAGATTATGCTTTTTGTCCAATGCAATATTTGTTGAAACGCCTTTTTCGCCTTGAAGAATCGCCTGAATTTGATGAAGAGGTCAGCCCTCTTGAACGCGGAAATACAGTACATTCAATCTTGTTCAAGTTTTATATGGAACTGCGCAAGCTTAATTCTTTAAACAACCCACAAAAACATTTTGATCTTTTAAAACAAATAACCCGCCAGGAAATGTCGCGCCTGCCTTTTGATGGATTTTTCTGGGAAATTGAACAAATGCGGTATTTTGGCAAAGAGGGTAAAGCCGGGTTGCTTGAAACTTTTTTAAATATCGAGCGGGAAGAAATTTCAAGGACCGGTTTTATTCCGGCTCATTTTGAATTTTGTTTCGGGGCAAACTATGATCGGGATGTAGATCCGGCCAGTGTGGAAAATTTATTAAAACTGGAGGATGACGACGGCGCTACAATGTTGATTAACGGCAAAATTGACCGAATCGATATTGATCCTAAATCTGGTTTAGCCGCAGTGTTTGATTATAAAACGGGGTCTATTGCCGGTAAAAATGCCAAACCGATTTCAAGGGGCTTGAGCTTTCAGTTACCGGTTTATATTTTGGCTGTGGAGCAGCTGTTGGATTTAGGCCTGGAAGTAGTCTATGGTGCATATTATCAGGTTAAAGATGTTCAAAACTGTAAGCGGGAAGGCGGTATTGCAGATGTTGAAAAATTCCCATTTATAGATAAAAAATCCCAGGCTGCTGTGCCAAACAGGTATTCTGAGCTTGATGGCAAAAAACTGACTTTTGATGAATTGATCGAATTTTCAAGAAGGGAAGCTTTGTCAAAACAAAAAGAATTATTTAGCGCCCACTTTACACACACAAAGTACCCGGATGATAAAATGTGCAAATCTTTTTGTGACTACCGACGCATTTGCCAAAAACTTGTTGCCAAGTTGAAGATGAAAAACAAATAATAATTTCAAAAATATAATCAACTGTTTTTTATGGTTTATAAAAACTCTATTCCACTATCTAAAGATAGTGGCAAATAGAAATAACAATTATTGGTTAGCATTTTTAAGACCCTTAGGTCATGGGCAAAAAAACAAAATTAATTGGGTTTTGAGCCTGCAAAAGGAAAAATTTGAATTTAACACAATCACAACAAGCAGCTTTAGCACTGGATAAAAACATAAGCGTAACCGCAGGTGCCGGTTCCGGTAAAACACGCATCCTGGTAGACAGGTTTTTAAAAATTGCCACAGAACAGCCGAATCTAACCCGGCATATTGTAGCAATTACTTTTACTGAAAAAGCTGCCGGCGAAATGCAGGAACGTATCGCCGAGGAAGTTAACCAGCGTTTGCATAAACCCAATTTGGCAGCGCCGGATAGAAAAAATCTGCAATCAATCCGTGACCAACTTAGTTCCGCTCATATTTCCACGATCCATGGATTTTGCATGCGTATCTTGCGCGAGTTTCCAATTGAAGCGGGGATAACTCCGGACTTCGCTATTCTCGATCCGATCCGGCAGCAAGTGCTTCTTTCAGGCGCCATCAAGGAAGTTTTTAAAGAACTGGATCAGTCGGCTCTTTCGGATACTGAGACAGATTGGTTTCAGTTATTCACTTCATTATCCAGAAAACGTGTCCAGGAAATGCTGGAAACTGCCTTACAAAAACCATTTGAAACCGGCCAGCTAATCAAAAATTTTAAAGACAGGACCAAGGCCGAATATCTTGATTTTCTGAAACAAAAATGGCGGGCCGTCTTTTCGCAATCAGTATCAGGCAATGATTTGCAAGGTGCTGCTATGTTGGTTGATGAAATAATAAATCATGATATGCCTGGCATTAAAACCCCGGAAGCACAAGAGCTGCAAAAATATCTGCGCAACTATCAAAAAACATTTTCAAGTGATCCTGATTCGCTAGAGACCCGCTCAGCTTATCTTGTGTTGGCAAAAAACTTTACGGCAAAAAGTAACAGTAATCCTTATAAAACGCTAAATCAGCTTGGTAAAAAAGAGAGCTGGTCTCCGGCAGCCCAGCAATTGGTTTTGGAATTGAGCACGCTCCTTTCACCGGTAAAGAAAAAAATCAACCAGCTAAATCCGGGATTAGCTCCCGGTGAAACGGACGCTCAATGGTTTGATCTCTTTACGGTTTTTATAAAACTTTTTAAACAGGTAAATGAAAAATTCTGGGTTATAAAAAATGAACAGGGTGTTTTAGATTTCGAAGATTTGCAAATATTCACGGTAAACCTGTTGCGGGAAAATGAAGAAGTTCGCCAAAAACTGCATCAGCGATTCCGCTATATCATGGTGGATGAGTTTCAGGATACAAATCCGATTCAGTGGGAAATTGTCGAATTGCTATCTATGGAAAACGAGCGTCTTGCACCGGATCAGACTTTTGTGGTTGGTGATCCAAAACAATCCATTTATGGTTTTCGTGAAGCGGACATCCGAATTTTTAAAAATGTAGTTCAGCAATTTTCAGATGAATCCGGAAGCCTCTTTGCAGAAACATATCCGGGCAATATTGTTTTTCGTGAAAGTTTCCGTTTTCTGCCGCAGATAAATTCTTTTATAAACCATTTCTTTAGCCAAATTTTATCACTTGACAGCAACAATCCGTTTGAGGTTGGTTATGAGAATCTTTCCGCACAACGCGATGTTCCAGGAAAGGGGGATATCGAGTTGGCTGTTTTTGATGAAGATAATCAAACTTTGTCTGAGCCAGATTTCATGGCTCTGAAAATCCAAGAACTTATGCAACAGAAAGCTCAGGTTTATGAATGGAGTGACGGCAAGGAGCAACCACGTGAAATACGCTATGGTGATATTGCCATTTTAATTCGCGACCGTTCATCGCTTTCGGATATTGAGCAGGCATTCCGCAAACATAATGTGCCTTTTAAAACGGTTGGCGGGATTGGATTTTGGCAGCGGCAGGAGATTTTCGACTTCTATCATATTCTGCGGTTTCTGGCAAATCCAAATGATGATTTTGCATTGGTCGCACTTTTACGTTCCAGACTGTTTTTATTACCCGATACAGCCCTTTTCTTTTTTACAGATATAAAAGAAGATAACTTTTTAAAGCGGCTTGCCATATTGAAGGATGATGACCGCTTATCAGAAAATGAGCGTCAGAAATGTGTAGAGGCCTTTAATTTAATTACACGCTGGGTTGCTTTTCGGGAACGGCTGACTTTGGGTGAACTGCTTAATACAATCGTAGAAGATACGTATTTGTTTGCACGACTCAATGCAGAATTTAGCGGCGAGCAGCGCACGGCAAACCTGCAGAAAATTATTGATCTGGCTGATAGTTTTGATCAATCCGGGCCGGGAGGTTTGCATGCCTTTTTGGATACAATTGATGATTTGATAAACAGGCAGGTTCCGGAAGGTGAAGCATTTTTAGCATTAGAAGATACAGGCAGTGTAAAAATAATGACAATCCATGTTTCTAAAGGATTGCAGTTTCCGGTAGTTTTTACGCCCTTTTTAAATCGTACAATGCGTGGTACCGGAAATGATGTTTTGATTGACCGGGAATTAGGTATGGCTGTCTCTTTAAAAGGAGATGAAGAATATGGAAACAGTGAAAATGAAAACACCCTTTATAACCTTTTGCGCATCCGTCAAAAACAAAAAGAGCTGGCCGAACTAAAACGAATATTTTATGTGGCGGTTTCCCGGGCCAGTGACTGGCTTTTTATGTCTGCCTCGGCAAAAAAGGATAAAAGCAGAAGTGACAGTATGTTTAAATGGTTGGAAGAATGTCTGATCAACGAAGGTAAATCGCCTTATCTGGCCAACACAATCCACTTTGATGGCTTTGATTTAAAGATTGTCCGCGAGTATGAAGTTTCGGATCAGGATTATGCACACTCTCCGGGATTTAGCAAATTGATCGAAACCTTGCGGAACCGGGATGAATTGCCGGAAAGCAATTCTAAAAAAATAAAAATTGCCCGGCCAATTGAGCCAAAATCTTTAGGCAGGATTTTTTCCGCCACCGCTTTAATGACTTTTGTTCGCGATCCGGAAGAGTATTATCAGCGTTATCATTTGGGATATTTTGAGGGCGATTACCAAAAATTTGTAGTGGATGTAAAAAGCTCCGGTGAGATTGACAGCCTGCTTAAAGGGAAAATTGTGCATCGTTTTCTGGAGGTGTATAAATCGGAAGATGAAGAGGCCGGCCTGTTAATTGAGCGAATCCTATTTGAGCATGAAATTTACGATCCGCAAATGACCAATGCATTAACAGGTGAATTAATAAATATCCTGCAAAAAATGCATGGATCGGAAATAGGGCAATCCATTTTAAATGCCCGTGAAACTAAAAATGAAATTTCTTTAACTATGAAACTTGGGTTGGATTTCTTTACCGGAACAATTGACCGCATGCAAAAAGATGAATCTGGCAATTGGCAAATTATAGACTATAAAACAAACCGCATCGGCGAGGCACAATTGAAGGAAGCCGGTGAAGAGTATAAAACCCAAATTGAATCTTATGCGCTATTGCTTTCGCGATTATATCCAAAGCAAACCAGCTATAAGGTGTCGCTCTATTTTTTAACGGTTGATCGATTATATGAGCAGGATTTTTCGCAAGATAGTGTTAAAGAGATTGAAAGTCGTTTTGCTGAAGTGATTCGAGAAATAAAAGAAAGATATCCTGTAACTTAGAGCTAATTAGTATATGGCTATAAAGTCATTTTTTGCTGTCATTCTGAGTGAAGTGCAACGGAGCGAAGAATCCAATAGCCTACAGGAGTATTCTCTACAATAAGTTTCGATCAGAATGGCATCCGGTGTAATGGGTTGAAACTTTGGTAAAACTTTGTTCATGCCACAAACTTGCCCCACCGGTTTTCTTTTATATCATCTTTGGCATTATTAATCAGGCTGTTTAACTTTTCCGCTTTTAAAATACTTTTTATATCATGATCCTTTTTTAGAAGAACCTGGTACCTGAAACCATTGGCAGGATAATTATCCAAAAATGAAACGATGTTTATTATGTTTGCCTGATACATAATTCGTATTTCATATTTCTTCCCCTGGTAATCCCATGGTATTTTTTTATACAGTTCCATATTATTCCTTCCATTAAATGGTTATGAAAATAATTATCTTCCACGGATTAACACGGATTTTCACGAAAAAAGTTTTTAAGATAAGCTTGTATATCGAAATATTATGATCTCTTATTCGTGTAATATGTGTAATCCGTGGATTTATTTTTTTACCTCCAGTTTTGATGATTTATTATTTAGAAGATCACTTCTCAATTTTTTTGATAGAGGCTTCTGCTTCTTCAATCTGCTTGTTAAACCATACAGAAAAGTCGCTGGTCAAGTCCAGTTTATAGCCCAATGTTTTTGCCCTCTTTTGAAGATCCCTGTAATTTGAATACAATTCTTCAGAAAGATAGAAAGTTATTTTCATGTATTTTTTATCTGCGGATCTGAGTGGTTTTAATTCCATTTATTATTCCCATTGTTTTTGATATTAAATATAGATACAAATATCTATAAATTTATAGATAATATATGTATATATTTGCATAAATCAACCTTTATCTTAAAAAATAATCTAAAATATTTAGATAACTTGGAGAATTGTATTATCTTTTTTTAGCTATTTGAATGAAAGAGAATATTACCATGGAATTAAAAAACAAAACGGCTTTAATAACCGGTGGAGCG
Encoded proteins:
- a CDS encoding GntR family transcriptional regulator — encoded protein: MIELGKYNLLTAARETENGVYLEDQQGREVLLPNKYVTDDLKIGDEIDVFIFNDSEDRLTATTAKPKILLNEFAYLPVKEVTKFGAFLDWGLEKDLFVPFKEQPTKMVMGKKYVVYLYLDQQTDRLVASANFNRFLEKDDVFVEKGEKVDLLILDATELGVNVIINNMHRGLIFNNDIFQIIKTGDKVEGFIKNIRPDNKIDVTLQKPGFGNVEPNAQKILEKLQNNNGFLSLTDKSDPAEITAILEMSKKTFKKAVGTLYKKKLIRLEKDGIFLV
- a CDS encoding YwbE family protein, translating into MDGTKRSNIKPGAEVKIVLKKDQRSGNLTEGVVKDILTKSPNHPHGIKVRLENGDVGRVKEILS
- a CDS encoding UvrD-helicase domain-containing protein, which produces MNLTQSQQAALALDKNISVTAGAGSGKTRILVDRFLKIATEQPNLTRHIVAITFTEKAAGEMQERIAEEVNQRLHKPNLAAPDRKNLQSIRDQLSSAHISTIHGFCMRILREFPIEAGITPDFAILDPIRQQVLLSGAIKEVFKELDQSALSDTETDWFQLFTSLSRKRVQEMLETALQKPFETGQLIKNFKDRTKAEYLDFLKQKWRAVFSQSVSGNDLQGAAMLVDEIINHDMPGIKTPEAQELQKYLRNYQKTFSSDPDSLETRSAYLVLAKNFTAKSNSNPYKTLNQLGKKESWSPAAQQLVLELSTLLSPVKKKINQLNPGLAPGETDAQWFDLFTVFIKLFKQVNEKFWVIKNEQGVLDFEDLQIFTVNLLRENEEVRQKLHQRFRYIMVDEFQDTNPIQWEIVELLSMENERLAPDQTFVVGDPKQSIYGFREADIRIFKNVVQQFSDESGSLFAETYPGNIVFRESFRFLPQINSFINHFFSQILSLDSNNPFEVGYENLSAQRDVPGKGDIELAVFDEDNQTLSEPDFMALKIQELMQQKAQVYEWSDGKEQPREIRYGDIAILIRDRSSLSDIEQAFRKHNVPFKTVGGIGFWQRQEIFDFYHILRFLANPNDDFALVALLRSRLFLLPDTALFFFTDIKEDNFLKRLAILKDDDRLSENERQKCVEAFNLITRWVAFRERLTLGELLNTIVEDTYLFARLNAEFSGEQRTANLQKIIDLADSFDQSGPGGLHAFLDTIDDLINRQVPEGEAFLALEDTGSVKIMTIHVSKGLQFPVVFTPFLNRTMRGTGNDVLIDRELGMAVSLKGDEEYGNSENENTLYNLLRIRQKQKELAELKRIFYVAVSRASDWLFMSASAKKDKSRSDSMFKWLEECLINEGKSPYLANTIHFDGFDLKIVREYEVSDQDYAHSPGFSKLIETLRNRDELPESNSKKIKIARPIEPKSLGRIFSATALMTFVRDPEEYYQRYHLGYFEGDYQKFVVDVKSSGEIDSLLKGKIVHRFLEVYKSEDEEAGLLIERILFEHEIYDPQMTNALTGELINILQKMHGSEIGQSILNARETKNEISLTMKLGLDFFTGTIDRMQKDESGNWQIIDYKTNRIGEAQLKEAGEEYKTQIESYALLLSRLYPKQTSYKVSLYFLTVDRLYEQDFSQDSVKEIESRFAEVIREIKERYPVT